From Prosthecobacter sp., the proteins below share one genomic window:
- a CDS encoding HAMP domain-containing sensor histidine kinase produces MRKPLHIWITFLACLGLLLAAMAWVSWHTLALERTREEAARDADQQERVRLALWRLDFQASALMIRENARPPHDFRPFHAPEGLVNKAYSNVAKGEVLVPSSLLAETPEHVLLHFQMDSRGQIISPQVPQNGERTLALAQFVNADDLTRCEQRLSGLRELLAQPAHSIAPKADVSSYWPGSSTRTPAPAPTGPPIYNRQILAEQASVPRLGLDDNKPLVANDANLPRNNAWAVQEGQVATQQQLQLNSTENALRSRAVTAQNEEAIKQQPMIKMKEPMPPSKVFSKAIAEAPKPSGKPAEKNIDAEMDKAAAMPLPAAAPAAPAAMAGAFNTPPQNGFGTSRAAGAKENLSALKSEVSSTSSRPFQGVWLGQHLVLTREAVVDGARMVQGVWLDWPALREAWLKEITDLFPDAHLEPAANVSLGTRPTDDPLRFAALPVRLVAGVIQLPPLPFWTPLRKSLAIALACVLLAAAAVGLVLHGTVALSERRADFVSAVTHELRTPLTTFRLYSEMLADGMVTDEAQRKTYLDTLTGEAGRLSHLVENVLAYARLERGSAKARAENVTIGELLDRIFPRLKQRADDCGMEVHVHATEADRKTQLHIDAAAVEQILFNLVDNACKYAAPRAAEPVIHVEADTSGKFAMLRVRDHGGGISRSERRRIFHPFHKSADQAAHSAPGVGLGLALCRRLATALGGAITLDAAHKDGACFVLSLPK; encoded by the coding sequence ATGCGCAAACCTCTCCATATCTGGATCACCTTCCTCGCCTGCCTCGGGCTGCTGCTCGCGGCGATGGCGTGGGTGAGCTGGCACACGCTGGCGCTGGAGCGCACGCGGGAGGAGGCGGCGCGGGACGCGGACCAGCAGGAGCGCGTACGGCTGGCGCTGTGGCGGCTCGATTTCCAGGCGAGCGCGCTCATGATTCGCGAGAACGCGCGGCCGCCGCATGATTTCCGGCCGTTTCATGCGCCGGAAGGCCTGGTGAACAAGGCATATAGCAATGTGGCGAAGGGCGAGGTGCTGGTGCCGTCGTCTCTGCTCGCGGAGACGCCGGAGCATGTGCTGCTTCACTTTCAGATGGACTCGCGCGGGCAGATCATCTCCCCGCAAGTGCCGCAGAATGGCGAGCGCACGCTGGCGCTGGCGCAATTCGTGAACGCGGACGATTTGACGCGCTGCGAGCAACGCCTGAGCGGTCTGCGTGAGCTGCTGGCGCAACCGGCCCATTCGATCGCTCCCAAAGCAGATGTCTCATCCTACTGGCCCGGCAGCAGTACTCGCACACCGGCACCCGCACCAACCGGGCCGCCGATCTACAACCGGCAAATCCTCGCCGAACAGGCCAGCGTGCCGCGTCTTGGCTTGGATGACAACAAGCCGCTCGTTGCCAATGACGCGAATCTGCCACGCAACAATGCCTGGGCGGTACAGGAGGGGCAAGTGGCCACGCAGCAGCAACTGCAACTCAACAGCACCGAAAACGCACTGCGCAGCCGGGCAGTCACAGCGCAGAACGAGGAAGCGATCAAACAGCAGCCGATGATCAAGATGAAGGAGCCGATGCCACCATCCAAAGTCTTCTCCAAAGCTATCGCCGAGGCTCCCAAACCGAGTGGCAAGCCTGCGGAGAAGAATATCGACGCAGAAATGGACAAGGCCGCTGCCATGCCGCTGCCCGCCGCCGCTCCTGCGGCACCGGCTGCGATGGCTGGCGCGTTCAACACACCGCCGCAGAATGGTTTCGGCACCTCCAGAGCCGCAGGCGCGAAGGAAAACCTGTCTGCGCTCAAAAGCGAGGTTTCATCCACGAGTTCGCGGCCTTTTCAAGGCGTGTGGCTGGGCCAGCATCTGGTGCTGACGCGTGAGGCTGTGGTGGATGGTGCGCGCATGGTGCAGGGCGTGTGGCTGGACTGGCCGGCGCTGCGTGAGGCGTGGCTGAAAGAGATCACGGATTTGTTTCCTGACGCGCATCTCGAACCCGCCGCGAACGTGAGTCTGGGAACGCGGCCCACGGATGATCCGCTGCGCTTCGCGGCGCTGCCGGTGCGATTGGTCGCGGGTGTGATTCAACTGCCGCCGCTGCCATTTTGGACGCCGTTGCGCAAATCGCTCGCCATCGCGCTGGCCTGCGTGCTGCTGGCGGCGGCGGCGGTCGGCCTAGTGCTGCATGGCACTGTGGCGCTGAGCGAACGCCGCGCGGATTTCGTTTCCGCCGTGACGCATGAGCTGCGCACGCCGCTGACGACGTTCCGCCTTTACTCGGAGATGCTGGCAGACGGCATGGTGACGGATGAGGCGCAGCGGAAGACCTATCTCGACACGCTGACGGGCGAGGCGGGCCGTTTGAGTCATCTCGTCGAGAATGTGTTGGCTTATGCGCGTCTCGAACGCGGCAGCGCGAAGGCGAGAGCCGAGAACGTGACCATCGGCGAGCTGCTGGACCGCATTTTCCCGCGTTTGAAGCAACGCGCCGACGATTGCGGCATGGAGGTGCACGTGCATGCCACGGAAGCCGACCGCAAGACGCAACTGCACATCGACGCGGCGGCGGTGGAGCAGATCCTTTTCAATCTCGTCGATAACGCCTGCAAATACGCCGCCCCGCGCGCGGCGGAGCCGGTGATCCATGTGGAGGCGGACACGAGCGGTAAGTTCGCCATGCTGCGCGTGCGCGATCACGGTGGCGGCATCTCCCGCAGCGAGCGGCGGCGCATCTTCCATCCGTTTCACAAGAGCGCGGACCAGGCGGCGCATTCCGCGCCGGGTGTTGGCCTTGGACTCGCGCTGTGTCGCCGACTGGCGACAGCGCTGGGTGGTGCGATCACGCTGGATGCGGCGCACAAGGACGGCGCGTGCTTTGTGCTGAGCCTGCCGAAGTGA
- a CDS encoding beta-hydroxyacyl-ACP dehydratase, which yields MNKWQSMHSSPDLVQALSALPHGPEFRFIDELTELVPGVSAKAVWKLKGDEEFLRGHFPGAPLMPGVLMIEALAQLGGILVQTRPGEAPLKNLRLTAVRQIKILGSITPGQSLHLSGALQGMLDTLGQVIGEIRDDAGNVIITGSVTLAGEK from the coding sequence ATGAATAAGTGGCAAAGCATGCATTCATCGCCCGATCTTGTCCAAGCGCTTTCCGCTCTGCCACACGGCCCGGAGTTCCGTTTCATTGATGAACTCACCGAGCTCGTGCCCGGTGTCTCCGCCAAGGCAGTGTGGAAGCTCAAAGGCGATGAGGAATTTCTGCGCGGCCATTTTCCCGGCGCACCGCTCATGCCCGGCGTGCTCATGATCGAGGCGCTGGCGCAGCTCGGCGGCATCCTGGTGCAGACGCGACCCGGCGAAGCGCCGCTCAAAAACTTGCGTCTGACCGCCGTGCGCCAGATCAAGATCCTCGGCAGCATCACGCCCGGCCAGTCGCTTCACCTCAGCGGCGCACTTCAAGGCATGCTCGACACCTTGGGGCAGGTGATCGGCGAAATCCGCGATGACGCGGGCAACGTCATCATCACCGGATCTGTCACACTCGCGGGTGAGAAGTGA
- a CDS encoding lysophospholipid acyltransferase family protein, giving the protein MKLLHRLWLAFVLVLSMAYWAGGGFLFVLAGLVLAPLLPLERSRAIGQWLLQEAFNDFLRLLRLCGVFECEFRGFEALDGVTGGLIIAPNHPALWDAVFVIAKIRGLRCILKASLMHNPFLRGGARLAGFIPNKPAHKMLQHAIEALRQGDRLLFFPEGTRTRKQENAVNRFQGGIGIIATQSSAPVWPVFIETNSDYLCKGWPLWRLPDRKIKLRITLGEPLASPPDESAADFTERLRAVCLAGLVALNNGPKTDA; this is encoded by the coding sequence ATGAAGCTGCTGCATCGCCTGTGGCTCGCATTCGTGCTGGTTCTCAGCATGGCCTATTGGGCTGGGGGCGGGTTCCTGTTTGTGCTGGCGGGGCTGGTGCTTGCGCCGTTGCTGCCGCTGGAGAGATCACGCGCGATCGGCCAGTGGCTGCTACAGGAGGCGTTTAATGACTTTTTGCGGCTGCTGCGGCTGTGCGGCGTGTTTGAGTGCGAGTTTCGCGGCTTTGAGGCGCTGGATGGCGTCACCGGCGGGCTGATCATCGCGCCGAACCACCCGGCGTTGTGGGACGCGGTGTTCGTGATCGCGAAAATACGCGGCCTGCGCTGCATTTTGAAGGCCTCGTTGATGCACAACCCCTTCCTTCGCGGCGGGGCAAGGCTGGCGGGCTTCATCCCAAACAAGCCCGCGCACAAGATGCTGCAGCACGCCATCGAGGCGCTGCGCCAGGGCGACCGCCTGCTGTTTTTCCCGGAGGGCACACGCACACGGAAGCAGGAAAACGCTGTGAATCGCTTCCAGGGAGGAATCGGCATCATCGCCACGCAGTCGAGTGCGCCGGTGTGGCCGGTCTTCATCGAGACCAACAGCGACTACCTGTGCAAAGGCTGGCCGCTGTGGCGGCTGCCAGACCGAAAGATCAAGCTGCGCATCACCCTGGGCGAGCCGCTGGCCAGCCCGCCGGATGAAAGCGCGGCAGATTTCACCGAGCGACTGCGAGCCGTGTGTCTAGCCGGTCTCGTCGCGCTCAACAACGGGCCTAAAACGGACGCGTGA
- a CDS encoding glycosyltransferase family 2 protein, whose product MKLLLLIPSYNTGRLLADTVAHALEHWPEVWVVLDGSTDDSEKAVEALQSAHPGLRLIKQPVNRGKGAAICRGAEKAAAAGYTHVLTMDADGQHPPESIPKFIALAQAYPEAALLGQPIFGPEAPMLRVRGRRISNAWANLETLCWGIGDTLFGMRVYPVQALLRAFRSTWFARRFDFDTEVAVRICWQGVPAINVPTHVRYLTAAEGGVSQFRYIRDNALLTWMHARLMVSFVLRLPLLIWRAARGGNPLKNIVAP is encoded by the coding sequence ATGAAGCTTCTTCTCCTCATTCCCAGCTACAACACCGGACGCCTCCTGGCGGACACGGTGGCACATGCGCTGGAGCACTGGCCGGAAGTGTGGGTGGTGCTGGACGGCAGCACCGATGACAGCGAGAAGGCCGTGGAGGCGCTGCAGTCCGCGCATCCGGGTCTGCGTCTGATCAAACAGCCGGTGAATCGTGGCAAAGGCGCCGCCATCTGCCGTGGTGCCGAAAAAGCCGCCGCCGCCGGCTACACGCATGTGCTGACGATGGACGCCGACGGCCAGCATCCGCCTGAATCGATCCCGAAGTTCATCGCGCTCGCCCAAGCATACCCGGAGGCCGCCCTGCTCGGCCAGCCGATCTTCGGCCCCGAGGCCCCGATGCTGCGCGTGCGCGGCCGCCGTATCTCGAATGCGTGGGCCAATCTCGAAACACTCTGCTGGGGCATCGGCGATACGCTCTTCGGCATGCGCGTGTATCCCGTGCAAGCACTGCTGCGCGCGTTTCGCAGCACTTGGTTCGCCCGGCGCTTTGATTTCGACACGGAGGTGGCCGTGCGCATCTGCTGGCAGGGCGTTCCAGCCATCAACGTCCCCACACATGTGCGCTACCTCACAGCGGCGGAAGGCGGCGTCTCACAGTTCCGCTACATCCGCGACAACGCACTGCTCACCTGGATGCACGCGCGTCTGATGGTGAGCTTTGTCCTGCGACTGCCACTGTTGATCTGGCGTGCGGCACGTGGCGGCAATCCGCTGAAAAATATCGTCGCACCGTGA
- a CDS encoding sulfatase-like hydrolase/transferase — protein MRPILLLLLGTASLCAAPNILFIVSDDQRPDTIHALGNAVIETPNLDRLVTRGTSFTRAYAGYPICHASRAQILTGTHIFRAYPKYPGGAIDPKLATLAGTLQKSGYHTCYTGKWHNDGHPMQRGYTTTSGLYSSGGGKGITQPEIDDRGRPLTGYRGWTFKDAANKPLPDQGIGLQPDNSRHVTDGAIHAIQNAPKDKPWLVHVNFAFPHDPRMWPAGMKNRYDAAKMPLPANFAKDHPFDHGNIDGRDERLLPTPRVETEVREELALYYAMITDLDAQLGRILAALPSTDETIIIFTADQGLALGSHGLLGKQNQYEHSIRSPLIFCGPGLPQNKRSTALVTLHDLFPTLCELSDTTIPPTVTGKSLAPLLRHQTNRVHDFVTGVFTDTQRMICDERWKYVLYPKANREQLFDLQNDPHEQADLSADSAHQAKRDELKARLQVWRRENGDPNL, from the coding sequence ATGCGCCCGATTCTGCTTCTGCTGCTTGGCACGGCCTCTCTCTGTGCCGCGCCGAACATCCTGTTCATCGTCAGCGATGATCAGCGACCGGACACGATTCATGCGCTGGGCAATGCGGTGATCGAAACGCCGAACCTCGACCGCCTCGTCACACGCGGCACTTCGTTCACGCGGGCGTATGCGGGCTATCCGATCTGCCATGCCAGCCGGGCGCAGATTCTCACCGGCACCCACATTTTCCGCGCTTACCCGAAGTATCCCGGCGGCGCGATTGATCCCAAACTCGCCACGCTGGCCGGAACGCTTCAAAAAAGCGGCTACCACACCTGCTACACCGGCAAATGGCACAACGACGGCCATCCCATGCAGCGCGGCTACACCACGACGAGCGGGCTTTACTCCAGCGGCGGTGGGAAAGGCATCACGCAACCGGAGATCGACGACCGTGGCCGTCCGCTCACCGGTTATCGCGGCTGGACCTTCAAAGACGCCGCCAACAAGCCGCTTCCCGACCAAGGTATTGGCCTTCAGCCCGACAACAGCCGCCATGTCACCGATGGGGCCATTCACGCGATTCAGAACGCGCCGAAGGACAAACCGTGGCTCGTGCATGTGAACTTCGCTTTCCCGCATGATCCGCGCATGTGGCCCGCCGGCATGAAGAACCGTTATGATGCCGCGAAGATGCCGCTCCCGGCCAATTTCGCCAAGGACCATCCCTTTGATCACGGCAACATCGACGGCCGCGACGAACGGCTCCTGCCCACACCACGTGTCGAGACTGAGGTGCGCGAGGAATTGGCCCTCTACTACGCGATGATCACCGATCTCGACGCACAGCTCGGCCGCATCCTCGCCGCGTTGCCATCGACAGATGAGACGATCATCATCTTCACCGCCGATCAAGGTCTCGCCCTCGGCAGCCACGGCCTGCTCGGGAAACAAAACCAGTATGAGCACAGCATCCGCAGCCCGCTCATCTTCTGCGGCCCTGGTTTGCCGCAAAACAAGCGCAGCACGGCTCTGGTGACTCTTCACGATCTCTTCCCCACGCTTTGTGAACTCAGCGACACCACGATTCCGCCCACCGTGACTGGAAAGAGCCTCGCCCCGCTCCTGCGTCATCAAACCAATCGTGTTCATGATTTCGTCACCGGCGTCTTCACCGACACGCAGCGCATGATCTGCGATGAACGCTGGAAATACGTGCTCTACCCGAAGGCAAACCGCGAACAGCTCTTCGATCTGCAAAACGATCCGCACGAACAGGCTGATCTCAGCGCTGATTCTGCGCATCAGGCGAAACGTGATGAGTTGAAGGCCAGGTTGCAGGTGTGGCGGCGCGAGAATGGTGATCCAAACCTCTGA
- a CDS encoding alpha/beta hydrolase, with protein MNTHRLPSVLTALLVSLLILGTSHAQKAARQGPKLKPDLANEHYGPHERHVLDFWKAKSDKPTPLVVFIHGGGFRAGSKEGISGSLFALLDKGISVMSINYRFSPEVTFPAHYMDSARAIQYARLHAKEWNIDPKRIGSTGGSAGAGTSLWIGFHDDMADPKSEDPVLRESTRLSCMAVFGAQCTYDPITITEWIGEAAARHPALEGFYGLKWDQYQTPAAREMFKKAAAITYLTKDDPPVYAFYSEPRGPLPPDAKPGTGIHHINFGIKLKEQMDALGIECTIRHADEKPNTGQETNDFFIKHLLGTK; from the coding sequence ATGAACACGCACCGACTTCCGTCCGTGCTGACAGCCTTGCTCGTCAGCCTCCTCATCCTCGGCACAAGCCATGCGCAAAAAGCCGCACGCCAGGGACCCAAACTCAAACCTGATCTCGCCAACGAGCACTATGGCCCTCATGAACGCCATGTGCTCGATTTCTGGAAGGCGAAGTCGGACAAACCCACGCCGCTCGTCGTCTTCATCCACGGCGGCGGGTTTCGGGCTGGAAGCAAGGAGGGCATCTCTGGCTCACTCTTTGCACTGCTGGACAAGGGCATCTCGGTGATGTCGATCAACTACCGCTTCTCGCCAGAGGTCACGTTTCCAGCGCATTACATGGACAGCGCCCGCGCGATTCAATACGCACGCCTCCACGCGAAAGAATGGAACATTGATCCGAAGCGCATCGGCTCCACCGGCGGCTCGGCAGGGGCAGGCACGTCGCTGTGGATCGGCTTTCACGATGACATGGCTGATCCCAAGAGCGAAGACCCCGTGTTGCGTGAGTCCACGCGGCTGAGCTGCATGGCCGTCTTCGGTGCGCAGTGTACCTATGACCCGATCACCATCACCGAGTGGATCGGCGAGGCCGCTGCACGGCATCCGGCGCTCGAAGGTTTCTACGGCCTGAAGTGGGATCAGTATCAAACACCCGCCGCACGCGAAATGTTCAAGAAGGCGGCTGCGATCACCTACCTCACCAAAGACGATCCGCCGGTGTATGCCTTCTACTCCGAGCCACGCGGCCCATTGCCGCCGGATGCCAAACCGGGCACGGGCATTCATCACATCAACTTCGGCATCAAACTCAAGGAGCAGATGGACGCGCTCGGCATCGAATGCACGATCCGCCATGCCGATGAGAAACCGAACACGGGCCAGGAGACGAACGATTTCTTCATCAAGCATCTGCTGGGAACGAAATGA
- a CDS encoding PQQ-dependent sugar dehydrogenase produces MKRVAALMFMLCCGFVAAQTKTKPPPPVPPPLPPMAYALEDALGGLTFSMPVAVVSAKGNKDRLFVVEKTGHIQLVTHLDQPTPTKQIFADFIERPDGKLDDKGECGLLGLAFHPEFARNGRYFVCYSLRIGDQLHQRVSRFDGDKEQPLITQLDPAGNHNGGDLHFGPDGFLYISVGDGGGGNDAFDNARFINKGFHAAILRIDVDKKPGSLPPNAHPAIARDASGSAFFAVPADNPFVGVTTHHGEKIDPATVRTEIWATGLRNVWRFSFDPPTGRLFAADVGQNLYEEVNLIEKGGDYGWSHREGLHAFDLGPGKDMPPADFHPLDPIFEYPRTTGLSITGGCVYHGTKFPEFKDAYLCADYAFGRVIAAREKKGRWEQEIIAFEPAITGISIDPRDGELLFCNMAKGRVMRLRRQ; encoded by the coding sequence ATGAAACGCGTCGCTGCTCTGATGTTCATGCTGTGCTGCGGTTTCGTCGCCGCACAGACGAAGACGAAGCCGCCGCCTCCCGTCCCGCCGCCATTGCCACCGATGGCATATGCGCTGGAGGATGCGCTCGGCGGGCTGACATTTTCGATGCCGGTGGCTGTCGTCAGTGCGAAAGGAAACAAGGATCGCCTGTTCGTCGTCGAAAAGACCGGGCACATCCAGCTCGTGACGCATCTCGATCAACCAACGCCGACGAAACAGATCTTCGCCGATTTCATCGAACGTCCTGACGGCAAGCTCGATGACAAAGGCGAGTGCGGCCTGCTCGGTCTCGCGTTTCATCCCGAGTTCGCACGCAATGGTCGATACTTTGTCTGCTATAGCCTGCGCATCGGCGATCAGCTTCATCAGCGGGTCTCGCGCTTTGATGGCGATAAAGAACAGCCGCTGATCACGCAGCTTGATCCTGCGGGCAATCACAACGGCGGTGATCTCCACTTCGGCCCGGATGGCTTTCTCTACATCAGCGTCGGCGATGGCGGCGGTGGCAACGATGCCTTCGACAACGCGCGCTTCATTAACAAAGGATTCCACGCCGCGATCCTGCGCATCGACGTGGACAAGAAGCCCGGCAGCCTGCCGCCGAATGCTCATCCGGCCATCGCTCGCGATGCGAGTGGCTCGGCATTCTTCGCCGTTCCTGCGGACAATCCGTTTGTCGGTGTCACGACGCATCACGGCGAAAAGATCGATCCCGCCACCGTGCGCACGGAGATCTGGGCCACCGGTCTGCGCAACGTGTGGCGCTTCAGCTTTGATCCGCCGACGGGAAGGCTCTTTGCAGCCGATGTCGGACAGAATCTCTACGAGGAGGTCAATCTGATCGAAAAAGGCGGCGACTACGGCTGGAGCCATCGCGAAGGTTTGCACGCTTTCGATCTCGGTCCCGGCAAAGACATGCCGCCGGCAGACTTTCACCCGCTCGACCCGATCTTCGAGTATCCGCGCACCACCGGCCTCAGCATCACCGGCGGCTGTGTTTATCACGGCACGAAGTTCCCCGAGTTCAAAGATGCCTATCTCTGCGCTGACTACGCCTTTGGCCGCGTGATCGCGGCGCGTGAGAAGAAGGGACGTTGGGAGCAGGAGATCATCGCCTTTGAGCCTGCCATCACGGGCATCAGCATCGATCCGCGCGATGGCGAGCTGCTTTTCTGCAACATGGCGAAGGGGAGAGTGATGCGGTTGCGGAGACAGTAA
- a CDS encoding DUF1501 domain-containing protein, translated as MNSPPILSRRDMLRSTLNGFGYAAFAGLSTQAIAALNNPTAPRPALFPAKAKRVIMMFMQGGVSHVDTFDYKPKLTADAGKPFGTKGTSKLMGSMWQFAQYGQSGHWVSELYPYVARHVDKLCVLSAMHTDQQAHETAVPFFHTGIASQARPSVGAWTLYGLGSETQDLPGYIAMNSLRQFGGNNHGSAFLPAAYQATMVSAGGSKDKPGSLPVPDLVPTHLTPAQQRAQLEFLRRTNQRRLALDEVNPDLEGVIHSYEMAFRMQAAVPSLLDLSRESADTLKLYGIGNTATDNFGRQCLFARKFAEAGVRYIEIGTGGWDHHFDIKNLLPTSCAATDKPIAGLLTDLQQRGLLDDTLVIFACEFGRTPFGQSDGRDHNNRAFTIWMAGGGVKPGHRHGLSDDYGAEGVEGKVHIHDLHATMLHLLGLDHEKLTFRYSGRDFRLTDVKGSVVKEIIA; from the coding sequence ATGAACTCTCCCCCCATCCTTAGCCGCCGCGACATGCTGCGCTCCACGCTCAATGGCTTTGGCTATGCGGCGTTCGCGGGATTGAGCACACAGGCGATCGCAGCACTGAACAATCCCACAGCGCCACGCCCGGCCTTGTTCCCGGCGAAAGCGAAGCGCGTCATCATGATGTTCATGCAGGGTGGTGTGTCGCATGTGGACACCTTTGATTACAAGCCCAAGCTCACCGCTGATGCTGGCAAACCCTTCGGCACCAAGGGCACATCAAAGTTGATGGGCAGCATGTGGCAGTTCGCTCAATACGGCCAGAGCGGACACTGGGTCAGCGAGCTGTATCCCTACGTGGCGCGTCATGTGGACAAGCTCTGCGTCCTCAGCGCGATGCATACCGATCAGCAGGCACACGAGACCGCCGTGCCGTTTTTCCACACCGGCATCGCATCACAAGCACGGCCGTCGGTCGGTGCCTGGACGCTCTACGGTCTCGGCTCCGAAACACAGGATCTGCCGGGCTACATCGCCATGAACTCGCTTCGCCAATTCGGTGGCAACAACCACGGCAGCGCCTTCCTGCCCGCTGCGTATCAGGCCACGATGGTCAGCGCCGGTGGCTCGAAGGACAAGCCCGGCTCGCTGCCCGTGCCGGACCTCGTGCCCACGCATCTCACGCCCGCTCAGCAGCGCGCACAGCTTGAGTTTCTGCGCCGCACGAATCAACGACGGCTCGCGCTCGACGAAGTGAATCCCGACCTCGAAGGCGTCATCCACTCCTATGAAATGGCCTTCCGCATGCAGGCTGCCGTTCCCTCGCTGCTCGATCTCAGCCGCGAATCCGCCGACACACTGAAGCTCTACGGCATCGGCAATACGGCGACCGACAACTTTGGCCGCCAGTGTCTCTTTGCCCGCAAATTCGCCGAGGCCGGTGTGCGCTACATCGAGATCGGCACAGGCGGATGGGATCATCATTTCGACATCAAGAACCTGCTCCCCACCAGTTGCGCCGCCACCGACAAACCCATCGCCGGTCTGCTCACCGACCTGCAACAGCGCGGACTGCTCGACGACACGCTAGTCATCTTCGCCTGTGAGTTTGGCCGCACGCCCTTTGGTCAAAGCGACGGCCGCGATCACAACAACCGCGCCTTCACCATCTGGATGGCTGGCGGCGGCGTGAAGCCCGGCCATCGCCACGGTCTCAGCGACGACTACGGTGCGGAAGGCGTGGAGGGCAAAGTCCACATTCACGACCTGCACGCCACGATGCTGCACCTGCTCGGCCTCGATCACGAAAAGCTCACCTTCCGCTACAGCGGCCGCGACTTCCGCCTCACCGATGTGAAGGGCAGCGTGGTGAAGGAGATCATCGCGTGA
- a CDS encoding PDDEXK nuclease domain-containing protein has product MKPIFSTSYAPLLADLKARVRAAQMKAAVSVNRELILLYWHIGREILRAQKAEGWGAKVVERLAKDLAAEFPEMDGFSPLNLKRMRAFYAAWAPIKILPQPVGESSAPIVSQAVTQLRKAKVQQPVAELVSRPVTQLDDPPEPLSLLPWSTNLILLHKLKDPATRLWYARKTLENGWSRAVLTVQIESRLHERSGKAITNFALTLPPAQSDLAREALKDPYTFDFLSLSEEAHERDLERGLVEHVQKLLLEMGAGFAFVGRQVPLEVGDEDFYLDLLFYHLRLRCFVVVDLKMKPFEPEFAGKMNFYLSAVDDQMRHADDAPTIGLLLCKDAKNKLKVEYALRDVKKPIGVAEWQTRLVESLPKKLQGSLPTIADIERELNQPANAKVKAKTKKK; this is encoded by the coding sequence ATGAAACCAATTTTCTCCACCAGCTACGCCCCGCTGCTCGCCGACCTGAAAGCCCGCGTCCGTGCGGCGCAGATGAAGGCGGCGGTGTCGGTGAACCGGGAGTTGATCCTGCTCTACTGGCACATCGGGCGGGAGATTCTGCGGGCGCAGAAGGCGGAAGGCTGGGGCGCGAAGGTGGTGGAGCGGCTGGCGAAGGATTTGGCGGCTGAGTTCCCGGAGATGGATGGATTCTCGCCGCTGAACCTGAAACGAATGCGAGCGTTCTACGCGGCATGGGCTCCCATCAAAATTCTCCCACAGCCTGTGGGAGAATCGAGTGCCCCAATTGTCTCACAGGCTGTGACACAATTGCGGAAGGCAAAAGTGCAACAGCCTGTTGCAGAATTAGTGTCACGGCCCGTGACACAATTGGACGACCCACCAGAACCGCTGTCGCTGCTGCCGTGGAGCACGAATCTCATCCTGCTGCACAAGCTCAAAGACCCCGCCACGCGCCTGTGGTATGCGCGCAAGACATTGGAGAATGGCTGGAGCCGGGCGGTGCTGACGGTGCAGATCGAATCGCGACTGCATGAGCGCAGCGGGAAGGCGATCACGAACTTTGCGCTGACGCTGCCGCCGGCACAGTCGGACCTGGCGCGGGAGGCGTTGAAGGATCCTTACACGTTCGACTTTCTGTCGCTGTCGGAGGAGGCGCATGAGCGAGATCTGGAGCGCGGGCTGGTGGAGCATGTGCAGAAGCTGCTGCTGGAGATGGGCGCGGGGTTCGCGTTCGTCGGACGGCAGGTGCCGCTCGAAGTGGGCGACGAGGATTTTTATCTCGACCTGCTGTTCTACCATCTGCGGCTGCGTTGCTTCGTGGTGGTGGACTTGAAGATGAAGCCCTTCGAGCCGGAGTTCGCGGGCAAGATGAATTTCTATCTCTCCGCCGTGGACGACCAGATGCGCCATGCGGACGATGCCCCGACCATCGGCCTGCTGCTGTGCAAGGACGCGAAGAACAAGCTCAAGGTGGAGTATGCCCTGCGCGACGTGAAGAAGCCCATCGGCGTGGCCGAGTGGCAGACGCGCCTCGTGGAGTCGCTGCCGAAGAAGCTGCAAGGCTCGCTGCCGACCATTGCGGACATTGAGCGGGAGCTGAACCAGCCAGCCAACGCGAAGGTAAAAGCAAAGACGAAGAAGAAATGA